The Comamonas sp. GB3 AK4-5 genome includes a region encoding these proteins:
- the flgG gene encoding flagellar basal-body rod protein FlgG yields MMNSLWIAKTGMQAQQTNMDVVSHNLSNVSTTGYKRQSAVFEDLIYQNLRQVGSQATEQNVLPTGMHLGLGVRTVATTRNFTQGTPLESGKDLDVAISGDGFFQIQMPDGTTAYTRDGTFTKNGTGQLVTAGGYPLLDGITVPQNATKIAISKTGGVEFFAGSTSIGTAQITTASFINSAGLEPLGENLFRETPASGTPQTGTPGNNNLGTIMQGFLESSNVNVVEELVAMIQTQRAYEMNSKAISTSDQMLAKLSQL; encoded by the coding sequence ATGATGAATTCTCTGTGGATTGCCAAGACCGGCATGCAGGCCCAGCAGACCAATATGGATGTGGTCTCGCACAACCTTTCCAACGTCTCGACCACCGGCTACAAGCGCCAAAGCGCCGTGTTCGAAGACCTGATCTACCAGAACCTGCGCCAGGTCGGCTCCCAGGCCACCGAGCAAAACGTGCTGCCCACCGGCATGCACCTGGGCCTGGGCGTGCGCACCGTGGCCACCACGCGCAACTTCACCCAGGGTACACCGCTGGAATCGGGCAAGGACCTGGACGTGGCCATCAGCGGCGACGGTTTCTTCCAGATCCAGATGCCCGATGGCACCACGGCCTATACCCGCGACGGCACCTTCACCAAGAACGGCACGGGCCAGCTGGTCACGGCCGGCGGCTACCCGCTGCTCGATGGCATCACCGTGCCGCAGAACGCCACCAAGATCGCCATCAGCAAAACCGGCGGTGTGGAGTTCTTTGCCGGCAGCACCAGCATTGGCACGGCGCAAATCACCACGGCATCCTTCATCAACTCCGCCGGCCTGGAGCCGCTGGGTGAAAACCTGTTCCGCGAGACCCCTGCCTCGGGCACGCCCCAGACTGGCACGCCTGGCAACAACAATCTGGGCACCATCATGCAGGGCTTTCTGGAGTCGTCCAACGTGAACGTGGTGGAAGAGCTGGTCGCCATGATCCAGACCCAGCGCGCCTACGAAATGAACTCCAAGGCCATCTCCACCAGCGACCAGATGCTGGCCAAGCTCTCGCAGCTCTGA